The genomic window ACACATTTAGTACACATTTCGGCAATTTGAAAATACATGCCTGCACGTTATAATAAAGGCATGCAAATCCCATAGGAGGTAAGCCATGCAAGGCCACAACGTGAAGATTTTCTCCGGGTCTTCGAACCCGAAGCTCGCGCAAGCGATCTGTAAGGAGCTTGGTCAGCCGTTGGGCAAAATCAAGCTGTCGCGCTTCAAAAGCGGCGAAGTATACTGTCTGTACGAAGAAACGATCCGGAACTGCGACGTATTCCTCGTTCAGACATTCTCGCATCCGATCAACGAGCATTTAGTCGAACTGCTGGTCATGATCGATGCGGCGAAACGCGCATCCGCGCGTACGATCAACCTGATCGTGCCGTACTACGGATATTCCCGCCAAGAGCGCAAATCAGCGCCTCGCGAGCCGATATCGGCGAAGATGCTCGCGGACGTGCTGACTACAGTCGGAGCGAGCCGGATTATGACGTTGGATTTGCATGCGCCAGCCATCCAAGGTTTCTTTAATATTCCGGTTGACCATCTCACCGCGCTGGACCTGATCAGCGACTACATCCAATCGCTGAACGTGGAAAATCCGGTTGTCGTATCGCCGGATGCGGGCCGCGCGACAACCGCGGAAAATTTGGCCAATATCCTGAACGCGCCGTTTGCGATTATGATCAAGAAGCGTCCCGAGCACAACCAATCGGTGATTACGCATGTCATCGGCGAGGTCGAAGGCCGGACCCCGATCATTATCGAGGACTTGATCGATACGGGCACAACCATCGTGAATGTCGTCGAAAGTCTGAAAGAACGCGGAGCGAAAGACGCCCTGATCTGCGCGACCCACCCTGTGTTCTCCGGTCCGGCGCTGCAGCGTCTGGATCATCCGAGCATCCGGGAGGTCGTCATTACCGACTCGATTGCGATTCCGGAAGAGGCTTCCAACCGGTTCCGGGTGCTGTCGGTGGCCAAGCTGTTTGCCGACGCCATCCGCATCATCGAAGAAGGCGGAAGCCTTAGCACATTGTTTAAATACGGCGGCGTCTGATATACTCAAGGAAACCGGCCCCGCGTCCCGATCGGGGCGCGGGCTTGTTTATTCTACGAATGGGAAGACCGGAGGTGTCGCCGATGAAGTCGAACAACCCCGCGGCGGGAACGCGCAAACCGAATATTATCCCGATCGCGATGGATGCGACGTTTTTCTATGAGCGCGCCGTCCAGTCTATGGACCGTCACCGGTACGACCGGGCTTTGAAGTATTTTCGCCGAGCCGCCGAGTACGAGCCGGAGAATCCGGTGAATCATTGCAATCTGGCGGGAGTTTTGTCCGAGTTGGGCGATTACGGGGAATCCAACCGGATTTTGCAGCATGTGCTGGACCATTTGGATTCGACCATGACGGAATGTTATTTCTATATGGCGAACAATTATGCCAATATGGACGATTTCGAATCCGCGGAGAAGGCGCTGATTCGTTATCTCGAACAGGACCCTGACGGACACTATCTGGACGAAGCGCAAGAGATGATGGATTTCCTCAGCCAGGAGCTGGAGCGTCCCATAACCGTCGCCACGATCAAATGCCGGGAAGGGCTGTTCGAGCATGACCGGGCCCGGGCCTTGCTGGAGGAAGGCAAATTCGCCGAAGCGGTTCGCGTGCTGGAGAAGCTGGTCAAGAGCAGGCCGGAGTTTCTGGCGGCGCGCAACAATCTGGCATTGGCGTATTACTACATGGGGCAGTTT from Paenibacillus thermoaerophilus includes these protein-coding regions:
- a CDS encoding ribose-phosphate diphosphokinase; the encoded protein is MQGHNVKIFSGSSNPKLAQAICKELGQPLGKIKLSRFKSGEVYCLYEETIRNCDVFLVQTFSHPINEHLVELLVMIDAAKRASARTINLIVPYYGYSRQERKSAPREPISAKMLADVLTTVGASRIMTLDLHAPAIQGFFNIPVDHLTALDLISDYIQSLNVENPVVVSPDAGRATTAENLANILNAPFAIMIKKRPEHNQSVITHVIGEVEGRTPIIIEDLIDTGTTIVNVVESLKERGAKDALICATHPVFSGPALQRLDHPSIREVVITDSIAIPEEASNRFRVLSVAKLFADAIRIIEEGGSLSTLFKYGGV